One stretch of Glycine soja cultivar W05 chromosome 7, ASM419377v2, whole genome shotgun sequence DNA includes these proteins:
- the LOC114418452 gene encoding AT-hook motif nuclear-localized protein 9-like, with product MDRGDQMTFPGSASYYMQRGIPGAGNQPELHNSPNIRPLSNSNLPFQSSIGGGGTIGSTLPLESSGISAPCVNVSAPSGAVPGETVKRKRGRPRKYGPDGAVSLALTPTPASHPGALAQGQKRGRGRPPGSGKKQQLASLGELMSGSAGMGFTPHIITIAVGEDIATKIMAFSQQGPRAICILSANGAVSTVTLRQPSTSGGTVTYEGRFEIVCLSGSYLVADSGGTRNRTVALSVSLASPDGRVIGGGVGGVLIAASPVQVILGSFSWGASKTKIKKKEGSEGAEVAMETDHQTVHNPVAVNSISPNQNLTPTSSLSPWPASRPLDMRNSHIDIDLMRG from the exons ATGGATCGAGGGGACCAAATGACATTTCCTGGCTCTGCATCTTACTATATGCAGAGAGGAATACCTGGTGCTGGAAATCAACCTGAACTGCACAATTCACCTAATATTCGACCGTTGTCTAATTCGAATCTACCGTTTCAATCAAGCATTGGGGGTGGTGGTACCATTGGATCCACATTACCATTAGAGTCGTCGGGAATTTCAGCTCCATGTGTCAATGTGAGTGCTCCTTCTGGGGCTGTGCCTGGGGAAACTGtcaaaaggaagagaggaaggCCTAGAAAATATGGGCCCGATGGAGCTGTGTCGTTGGCGTTGACTCCGACACCGGCTAGTCATCCTGGAGCCTTGGCACAAGGCCAGAAACGGGGCAGAGGGCGCCCGCCTGGGTCTGGGAAGAAACAGCAGTTGGCTTCTCTTG GTGAATTGATGTCTGGTTCAGCTGGGATGGGTTTCACTCCTCATATCATCACCATTGCAGTTGGAGAA GACATTGCAACAAAAATCATGGCATTTTCTCAGCAGGGGCCTAGAGCTATATGTATTTTGTCAGCCAATGGTGCCGTTTCTACTGTGACACTTCGTCAGCCTTCAACATCAGGTGGCACTGTCACATATGAG GGGCGTTTTGAGATAGTGTGCCTGTCAGGCTCTTACTTGGTTGCTGATAGTGGTGGCACCCGCAATCGAACTGTTGCATTAAGTGTTTCACTTGCAAGTCCTGATGGTCGTGTCATCGGTGGAGGAGTTGGTGGAGTGCTTATTGCTGCAAGTCCAGTTCAg GTGATACTTGGGAGCTTTTCATGGGGTGCATCAAAgacaaagataaagaaaaaagaaggttcAGAAGGTGCAGAAGTTGCTATGGAGACTGATCATCAGACGGTTCATAATCCAGTTGCAGTGAATAGTATTTCCCCAAATCAAAATCTTACTCCAACCTCATCTCTAAGTCCTTGGCCTGCATCGCGACCATTGGATATGCGCAATTCCCATATTGACATTGATTTAATGCGCGGGTGA
- the LOC114417670 gene encoding putative F-box/LRR-repeat protein At5g41630, whose translation MGGMLTIESKAGQDRISELPDDVVYHILSFLTIKEAIATSLLSTRWRFLWTMLPSLHIDCSKPIMKLYHSVDVFLGLFRTQKISRFHLRCNNDCCLSYAEEWVNAVVSRKVEHVNISLCMCRSIIFRFPHLFICTTLVTLKIEGLFPFSIPYDVHLPNLQIFHLHVNALLSFPSINKLISGSPALELFDLKQNWWESQLKILLKHNSQVIQVFHHSSFYGLVIQDDRDYDFISNCMYTHRWPNILKAKVCLTVHHCAKNLYANQIVSNILQGLCNVEFLSLGDFREEMDPSILDLPNFENLVELRLFLKNADSLFLELPAKCPKLEVLEVNIMDDRYGINQRCRYHITGGVKKHDLSIVPLLPETLILGKCFSNPLT comes from the coding sequence ATGGGAGGGATGTTGACGATTGAGAGTAAAGCAGGACAGGACAGAATTAGCGAATTACCGGACGATGTTGTGTATCACATCCTTTCGTTCCTTACAATCAAGGAAGCCATTGCTACATCCTTGTTATCTACGAGGTGGAGATTTCTATGGACCATGCTTCCTTCTCTTCACATCGACTGCTCCAAACCAATCATGAAACTCTACCATAGTGTCGATGTTTTCTTGGGTCTATTTAGAACACAAAAGATCTCAAGGTTTCATCTCAGATGTAATAATGATTGTTGTCTCAGTTACGCGGAAGAATGGGTCAACGCAGTTGTGTCCAGAAAAGTTGAACATGTGAATATCTCCTTATGCATGTGCCGTTCAATTATTTTCAGATTCCCCCACTTGTTCATCTGTACCACACTTGTTACCTTGAAGATCGAGGGCCTCTTTCCTTTCTCTATTCCTTATGATGTTCATCTCCCTAATCTCCAGATTTTTCACCTGCACGTAAATGCATTATTGAGCTTCCCCAGTATTAACAAGCTTATATCTGGATCTCCAGCTCTTGAACTGTTTGATCTGAAGCAGAACTGGTGGGAGAGTCAGTTGAAGATTTTGCTTAAGCATAACTCTCAAGTTATCCAAGTATTCCACCACAGCTCTTTTTATGGTCTTGTTATACAAGATGATCGTGATTATGATTTTATCTCAAACTGTATGTACACTCATCGTTGGCCTAACATTCTTAAAGCCAAGGTTTGTTTGACAGTGCATCACTGCGCTAAGAATCTTTATGCGAACCAAATTGTTTCTAACATTCTCCAAGGACTGTGTAATGTTGAATTTCTGTCATTGGGTGATTTTAGGGAAGAGATGGACCCTTCTATTCTTGATCTTCCAAATTTTGAGAATTTAGTTGAGCTAAggctttttcttaaaaatgctGACTCCTTATTTCTGGAACTTCCTGCCAAGTGTCCTAAGCTTGAAGTTCTTGAAGTTAATATCATGGATGACCGCTACGGTATAAATCAGAGATGTCGATATCATATTACTGGAGGAGTAAAGAAGCACGACCTATCAATTGTTCCTCTTTTACCTGAAACACTCATTCTTGGAAAATGCTTTAGTAATCCACTTACATGA
- the LOC114418451 gene encoding uncharacterized protein LOC114418451, producing MSKKNNLAKRKKQYEFDLQREKQEKIKKEQKLHAKKNKMKVDGSDKKKKGGSGFQVGKRKVKTKLTALAKAKAAQAMELDK from the exons ATGTCGAAGAAGAACAACCTCGCCAAGAGAAAGAAGCAGTACGAATTCGATCTCCAAA GAGAGAAACAagagaagataaagaaagagcAGAAGCTCCATGCGAAGAAAAACAAGATGAAA GTTGATGGtagtgacaagaaaaagaaaggtggGAGTGGATTTCAGGTGGGGAAGAGAAAAGTGAAGACCAAGTTGACTGCCCTTGCTAAAGCTAAGGCTGCCCAGGCAATGGAGCTTGACAAATGA